The proteins below come from a single Aspergillus oryzae RIB40 DNA, chromosome 5 genomic window:
- a CDS encoding YoaK family protein (predicted protein) produces the protein MSGNSSSGNPPDLEAHQPPAKASFSTWWTQSVDVKYTDLICLLLCFTTGLCDSSAYNAWSCFLAMQTGNTIFLGLGASGQPTSKPWGWLKSLCSIAFFFIGAFTLANVTRRAGARRRGTLFLSFVFQSLLVIIAVALIEGDLIPHTSDDASLTGGPLFLELIPIALLAFQSAGSITSSRALGYNEIPTVVLTSVYFDVASDPNLAAVPTTNLKRNRRIGSVVMLLVGAIVGGWLSRSSGGMQSALWMAAGFKMVIAFAWLAWKKEAAPSK, from the exons ATGAGCGGAAATTCGTCTTCGGGCAACCCGCCCGACCTCGAAGCCCACCAACCACCTGCGAAAGCCTCTTTCTCAACATGGTGGACACAATCCGTGGACGTCAAATATACCGATCTCATCTGTCTTCTGCTCTGTTTCACTACCGGACTCTGTGACAGCAGCGCCTACAATGCATGGTCCTGTTTCTTGGCGATGCAGACCG GAAACACAATTTTCCTTGGTCTAGGAGCCTCCGGCCAACCAACCAGTAAACCCTGGGGCTGGTTGAAATCGCTCTGTTCAATcgcattcttcttcatcggcgcCTTTACCCTCGCCAACGTTACCCGCCGCGCCGGAGCCCGCCGCCGTGGCACGCTCTTTTTGTCATTCGTGTTCCAGTCCCTTCTGGTCATCATTGCCGTCGCCCTGATTGAAGGCGACCTCATTCCACACACCTCGGACGATGCCTCTCTGACAGGTGGTCCTCTCTTCCTGGAGCTCATCCCCATTGCGCTCTTGGCGTTCCAGTCCGCCGGCTCCATCACTTCCAGTCGGGCGCTGGGGTACAATGAGATCCCGACGGTGGTCTTGACCAGCGTGTATTTCGACGTCGCATCCGACCCGAATCTGGCGGCTGTGCCAACGACCAACCTGAAGCGAAACCGACGTATCGGAAGTgtggtgatgctgttggTTGGAGCTATTGTAGGCGGGTGGTTGAGTCGGAGTAGTGGAGGGATGCAGTCGGCCCTGTGGATGGCTGCTGGGTTCAAGATGGTGATCGCTTTTGCGTGGTTGGCTtggaagaaggaggctgctCCTTCCAAGTGA
- a CDS encoding uncharacterized protein (predicted protein) produces MYHYSTPPPGWSSHYMTSPPTSPHYAYYATSVANPYGSPRPSSKRHSRKASYAGTPKEAAGWQYSGYGTPFYDAMPEYSTPPRKHENVSAFFGGSSSYHRRRSTMGYAPADPWDNASPRPSHSTRKRPIFVDVVDDGFDDAPRFASREEASQPRRFSSTTPRKPKPPTDQYCYSTQVPVHDDDSPKRSRARRQSTSTRTPSKPKPTTSSKPPPKATEEDAAKAGIPAGYSIKNWDPTETPIILLGSVFDANSLGKWIYDWTVFHHGASTPMADVAGELWLLLIKLAGKIKRADECLDRIKQPEHQEVVEDFLESGERLWARFKKLLKTCEQFMWKAAKREGGKSVSMGRNAGCEFVETIFGRDRELESTEKLMNSVRLWNMRFDANCEDILRRPLA; encoded by the coding sequence ATGTATCATTATTCCACTCCACCCCCCGGGTGGTCATCCCATTATATGACTTCGCCTCCCACATCTCCTCATTACGCCTACTACGCTACTTCGGTCGCCAATCCCTACGGCTCCCCTCGACCATCATCGAAGCGCCATAGTCGCAAAGCCAGTTATGCCGGCACCCCCAAGGAAGCAGCAGGATGGCAATACTCCGGATACGGTACGCCTTTCTACGACGCGATGCCTGAATATAGCACGCCACCGCGCAAGCACGAGAATGTAAGTGCTTTTTTTGGTGGCTCTTCGTCCTATCATCGTCGCCGTAGCACCATGGGCTATGCCCCGGCGGACCCTTGGGATAACGCTAGTCCGCGCCCGTCGCACTCGACCCGGAAACGACCCATCTTTGTAGATGTGGTCGACGATGGATTCGATGACGCGCCACGATTCGCCTCTCGCGAGGAAGCTAGCCAGCCCCGTCGATTCTCGTCTACAACTCCACGCAAGCCAAAGCCACCCACTGATCAATATTGTTATTCTACTCAGGTTCCTGTGCATGATGACGACTCACCGAAGCGGTCCCGCGCACGTCGCCAGTCCACCTCCACGAGGACCCCGTCGAAGCCCAAGCCcacgacatcatccaagccGCCTCCGAAGGCTACGGAAGAAGATGCGGCGAAAGCTGGCATTCCCGCGGGCTACTCGATCAAGAACTGGGATCCCACCGAAACCCCTATCATTCTCCTGGGAAGTGTCTTCGATGCGAACTCCCTCGGCAAGTGGATCTACGACTGGACGGTCTTCCATCACGGTGCTTCGACTCCGATGGCCGATGTCGCGGGCgagttgtggttgttgttgatcaAGTTGGCGGGTAAGATCAAGAGGGCCGATGAGTGTTTAGACCGGATCAAGCAGCCTGAGCACCAAGAAGTGGTAGAGGACTTTTTGGAGAGTGGTGAGCGCCTGTGGGCGCGGTTTAAGAAATTGCTGAAAACCTGCGAACAGTTCATGTGGAAAGCGGCCAAGCGAGAAGGTGGTAAGAGTGTGTCGATGGGCCGCAACGCAGGCTGTGAATTTGTCGAGACGATATTTGGTCGCGACCGCGAATTGGAGAGCACGGAGAAGTTGATGAACAGCGTTCGGCTATGGAACATGCGATTTGACGCCAACTGCGAGGACATTCTTCGACGACCGTTGGCATAG
- a CDS encoding uncharacterized protein (Arp2/3 complex-interacting protein VIP1/Asp1, involved in regulation of actin cytoskeleton), with the protein MSALYKLAAVNNGPETSWDDNHMRLLTRLNDEEIEILQLPSPKCSAKRISAELCQMPMKKDQIMGPPWRLGICAMEDKALSKANQEIFRRLQVDGLIEVILFGDKTLLSKRPEEWPICDFLIAFYSDGFPLEKVISYTRLRSPSCYNDLHMQSLLFDRRLFVRIAGSAPIFCFIVGALLVWAFLGIRFGKSAEWAAVISDVQAILCYVFDSFLMRQLLREYSEQQEAMAEMKSRRNSHERMLGKLKNKLGPEGVHRVSQISGNRPLDALDQGTRTQGWFARMIIFSAWAFGHIITVGMYWVCIFIWLGFGHYCGWTDQWQLYINSATSALMVLVFAFLDCLRECYADYVNNCLDAIFRLDATLEKELRCITDDHLPNEPEVIQPPRENPLQVAVFYYADIIGTLVGIMILIAVIVAWAAVGPVFHFNDNWWLLIGTYAGLIGLFDSFILRNIQGKVKEYTVCQIQSLEKRDMTLFAKTQMAVPPKDNFDTSSVTHRISIAMGNVCSHLLMVVAGFLLTIGCVIGSSAMRWSTTGQLISNIPPSIIETFFMLILITGQNDADASARVDMTNIYHRRQRLLWFVKDAREYLAVRPESADLAEKGDN; encoded by the exons ATGTCAGCACTCTACAAACTGGCGGCAGTCAACAATGGCCCAGAGACCAGCTGGGACGACAACCACATGAGACTCCTCACTCGTCTGAACGACGAGGAAATTGAAATCCTCCAACTTCCCTCGCCCAAGTGTTCGGCTAAGCGCATATCGGCCGAATTATGCCAGATGCCAATGAAGAAAGACCAGATCATGGGCCCTCCCTGGAGACTCGGTATCTGTGCCATGGAAGACAAAGCACTCAGCAAGGCCAACCAAGAAATATTCCGTCGCTTACAGGTAGACGGTCTTATCGAGGTCATCCTGTTTGGCGACAAGACACTGTTGAGTAAGCGGCCGGAAGAATGGCCGATCTGTGATTTTCTGATCGCGTTCTATTCTGATGGTTTTCCCCTCGAGAAGGTCATTTCGTACACAAGACTCCGCTCGCCATCCTGCTATAATGACTTGCATATGCAGAGTCTTCTCTTTGATCGTCGGCTCT TCGTCCGCATTGCTGGGTCTGCACCGATCTTCTGCTTTATCGTTGGTGCTCTTCTCGTTTGGGCTTTCTTGGGCATTCGCTTTGGAAAATCTGCTGAATGGGCCGCTGTCATTTCAGATGTACAGGCTATCCTGTGCTATGTGTTCGACTCTTTCCTCATGCGCCAACTGCTCCGCGAATATTCCGAACAGCAAGAGGCCATGGCTGAGATGAAGTCGAGACGGAACAGCCATGAGCGAATGCTCGGGAAGCTCAAGAACAAACTGGGGCCAGAGGGGGTCCATCGTGTATCCCAGATTAGTGGCAATCGGCCCTTAGATGCACTGGATCAAGGGACACGGACACAAGGCTGGTTTGCGCGAATGATTATTTTCTCCGCGTGGGCGTTCGGGCATATCATCACCGTGGGCATGTACTGGGTCTGCATCTTTATCTGGCTGGGCTTTGGACACTATTGCGGCTGGACGGACCAGTGGCAGCTGTACATCAATTCAGCAACGTCGGCTTTGATGGTCCTGGTATTTGCGTTCCTGGATTGTCTGCGGGAATGCTACGCCGACTATGTCAACAATTGCCTGGACGCCATCTTCCGTCTTGACGCTACACTCGAGAAAGAGCTCCGCTGCATCACCGATGACCACCTTCCAAACGAGCCCGAGGTTATTCAGCCGCCGCGTGAGAATCCACTACAGGTAGCCGTATTCTACTACGCCGACATCATCGGGACACTAGTCGGGATCATGATTCTCATAGCGGTGATCGTTGCCTGGGCCGCAGTCGGACCGGTCTTCCACTTCAATGACAATTGGTGGCTCCTAATTGGCACATACGCGGGGCTGATCGGTCTATTCGACAGTTTCATTCTGCGCAATATCCAAGGCAAGGTGAAGGAGTACACGGTTTGTCAAATTCAGAGCctggagaaaagagacaTGACGCTCTTCGCTAAGACGCAGATGGCAGTCCCGCCCAAAGATAATTTTGATACATCCTCTGTCACTCACCGAATCTCGATTGCTATGGGGAACGTCTGCTCGCATCTGCTCATGGTGGTTGCTGGCTTCCTGCTTACTATTGGCTGTGTGATTGGTTCGAGTGCAATGAGGTGGAGTACGACGGGGCAATTGATTTCGAATATTCCCCCTAGTATTATCGAGACCTTTTTCATGCTCATTTTGATCACCGGCCAGAATGATGCGGATGCCAGCGCGAGGGTTGATATGACTAATATTTATCACCGGCGGCAGAGACTCTTGTGGTTTGTTAAGGACGCTCGGGAATACCTGGCAGTTCGTCCAGAGTCAGCAGACCTCGCTGAGAAGGGTGACAATTAA
- a CDS encoding kinesin-3 family protein uncB (kinesin-like protein): MSLDPRVYHHVGHGYGPGSQSSVSSSDTSALTSITSPSIRSTTASAAALRSNASSPSLRAREGGAMHGTYLDGASSPTPGGNVRVVVRVRKFLPREIERNAECLISMDPRTQTTKLRAPRLDPEDEGKPKSQARGKVLEDKSFVFDNSFWSHDIDDDHYAHQEDVYNCLGEEFLDHNFEGYHTCIFAYGQTGSGKSYTMMGTPDQPGLIPRTCEDLFQRIESVQSPDISFNVRVSYFEVYNEHVRDLLVPRTDPPHYLRIRESPSEGPYVKDLTEATVKNFAELMKFMRKGDVSRTVASTKMNDTSSRSHAVFTITLKQIHHDLSTDETTERTARIRLVDLAGSERAKSTEATGQRLREGSNINKSLTTLGRVIAALADPKQGRSGKRKGKDVVPYRDSILTWLLKDSLGGNSKTAMIACISPSDYEETLSTLRYADQAKRIRTRARVNQDHLSAAERDKQIAEMAETIRTLQLSVSLATANRRESEIQNEKLEEYQQKVEKLQRLMEETKMVSECKIKQLQTENEALRNHLKLALDSLRNPIPPVTVEKRRGSLSPVTEYNKENRPGSPISDVETEPDLIWEDEDTIRIKGRELEAHDMQTDMEDLLMDINLFKRKLASDHERFRATQKQGGQKRRRALGDVWTNNR, translated from the exons ATGTCCTTGGATCCGCGGGTTTACCACCATGTCGGTCATGGCTATGGGCCTGGATCACAATCATCCGTCTCGTCTTCCGATACCTCCGCCCTAACGAGCATCACGAGCCCGTCAATCCGATCGACAACTGCTTCCGCCGCCGCACTACGGTCGAACGCTTCCAGTCCTTCTCTGCGCGCAAGGGAAGGAGGGGCCATGCACGGCACCTATCTAGATGGTGCCTCGAGCCCGACCCCTGGTGGAAATGTTCGCGTCGTGGTTCGGGTGAGGAAGTTCTTGCCCAGAG AAATCGAGCGCAATGCGGAGTGCTTGATTAGCATGGATCCTCGGACGCAGACGACCAAACTAAGGGCGCCCAGACTTGACCCAGAGGACGAGGGCAAACCGAAGTCGCAAGCACGCGGAAAGGTATTGGAGGATAAATCATTTGTTTTCGATAACTCGTTTTGGTCTCACGATATAGACGACGATCACTATGCGCACCAAGAAGACGTGTACAATTGCTTGGGAGAAGAATTTCTAGATCACAACTTCGAAGGATACCACACTTGTATATTCGCCTATGGTCAGACAGGTTCCGGCAAGAGTTACACCATGATGGGCACTCCGGACCAGCCGGGCTTGATTCCACGAACCTGCGAAGATTTGTTTCAGCGTATAGAGAGTGTTCAGTCGCCAGATATCAGCTTCAACGTCCGCGTTTCCTACTTCGAGGTTTACAACGAACATGTCCGCGACTTGCTGGTGCCTCGGACCGACCCGCCTCATTACCTTCGGATCCGCGAGTCGCCCTCTGAAGGCCCTTACGTGAAGGACTTGACCGAGGCAACGGTGAAGAATTTCGCTGAACTTATGAAATTCATGCGCAAAGGAGATGTTTCCCGCACGGTAGCAAGCACCAAGATGAACGATACCTCGTCCCGCTCCCATGCAGTCTTCACAATCACCCTGAAACAAATCCATCATGACCTCTCAACCGACGAGACGACGGAACGCACAGCACGAATCCGCCTGGTTGACTTGGCAGGATCGGAGCGAGCTAAGTCTACAGAGGCGACCGGACAACGACTACGCGAAGGGTCGAACATCAACAAATCGCTCACGACATTGGGTCGAGTTATTGCGGCCTTAGCAGATCCGAAGCAAGGCCGGTCCGGCAAGCGGAAAGGCAAGGACGTTGTTCCCTATCGCGACTCGATCCTCACCTGGTTGCTCAAAGACAGCTTGGGGGGCAACTCGAAGACTGCCATGATTGCCTGTATTTCCCCATCAGACTACGAAGAGACACTATCTACTCTCCGCTATGCAGATCAGGCGAAACGTATCCGTACTCGTGCTCGGGTCAATCAAGACCATTTATCTGCCGCCGAGCGCGACAAACAGATCGCCGAAATGGCGGAGACGATCCGTACACTACAGCTCAGTGTGAGTTTGGCGACGGCGAACCGTCGAGAAAGCGAGATTCAGAATGAGAAACTGGAGGAATATCAGCAGAAGgtggagaagctgcagcgATTAATGGAGGAGACGAAGATGGTCAGTGAATGCAAGATCAAGCAACTGCaaacagaaaatgaagcaCTGCGCAATCACCTGAAGTTGGCTCTCGATAGTTTGAGAAATCCAATCCCACCTGTGACTGTTGAGAAACGCAGAGGCAGTCTTTCGCCTGTGACGGAATACAACAAGGAAAATCGACCCGGATCGCCAATTTCAGATGTGGAAACTGAACCCGACCTGATctgggaagatgaggacaCGATCCGTATTAAGGGTCGTGAACTTGAAGCTCATGACATGCAGACTGATATGGAGGATCTGCTAATGGATATCAACCTGTTCAAGCGTAAGCTGGCCTCCGATCATGAGCGATTCCGAGCAACCCAGAAACAGGGAGGCCAGAAACGACGGCGAGCACTGGGAGATGTTTGGACGAATAACCGATGA
- a CDS encoding uncharacterized protein (predicted protein): MTAVVITKSSTPPSMVITMSMFSKAQETVQKAVSSATGSNKPDLSKWNTEEMLETTVDEHGNPVPDASYTDGDKLSRGILGRDEADAYVAATGTFHHSTKDDTLKPDFSKWNTEEMLETTLDEHGNPVPNASYTDYEKLSRGRLGDDEADAYIAATKNFRKPAKDFVDFD, from the exons ATGACAGCTGTCGTCATCACCAAATCATCAACGCCACCCAGTATG GTTATCACCATGTCGATGTTTTCGAAAGCTCAGGAGACCGTACAGAAAGCGGTGAGCTCCGCTACTGGTTCTAATAAGCCGGATCTCTCGAAATGGAAtacggaggagatgctgGAGACCACCGTTGACGAACACGGAAACCCCGTACCTGACGCCTCATACACTGATGGTGACAAGTTGTCGAGAGGAATCCTCGGTCGAGACGAGGCGGACGCTTACGTAGCGGCGACTGGAACGTTTCACCACTCAACCAAAGATGATACTCTTAAGCCGGACTTCTCAAAATGGAAtacggaggagatgctgGAGACCACCCTTGACGAACACGGAAACCCAGTACCTAACGCCTCGTATACTGATTATGAGAAGTTGTCGAGAGGAAGACTTGGTGATGACGAGGCGGACGCTTACATAGCGGCGACTAAAAACTTTCGCAAGCCAGCCAAAGATTTTGTTGACTTCGATTAG
- a CDS encoding intradiol ring-cleavage dioxygenase (protocatechuate 3,4-dioxygenase beta subunit), translating to MHLFSTLLTLALLATAMAHAGPHDILSRSEISRRSAMGLKCRENVSQYHKRRWKRNIDRRWHGHNTTFSVHTEAPYFETIQNDTCVLTPEVTEGPYVYPPSQTLRRDMTENQPGVPLWLDIGVLDMATCEPLEDVLIDMWHCNATGSYSSFTHLSPNTPFVELLNELGINGSDYKIGITDLHTDNTTFLRGMWPTDKHGMMEMKTIFPGFYVERTIHIHVQVHTDWTLRENGTIVTGNVVSTGQLYFDEALAEKIMSLEPYASHTQINRTTNAEDSIFPYDTAGGFNPVVDIVPMDGKDVTKGMIGYITLGVDTSAIEHGDNYVGVL from the exons ATGCATCTATTTTCTACGCTCCTAACCTTGGCCTTGCTGGCCACTGCTATGGCTCATGCGGGGCCACACGATATCCTGAGTCGTAGCGAGATCAGTCGTCGCTCCGCAATGGGTTTGAAGTGTCGCGAGAACGTTTCCCAGTACCATAAGCGGCGCTGGAAACGGAACATCGACCGCCGCTGGCATGGTCACAACACTACATTCTCTGTTCACACCGAGGCACCCTACTTCGAGACTATCCAGAACGACACTTGCGTGTTGACCCCCGAGGTCACTGAGGGACCCTATGTCTACCCCCCCTCGCAAACGCTCCGCCGGGACATGACTGAGAACCAGCCCGGTGTACCGCTGTGGCTAGATATTGGTGTTCTCGACATGGCCACATGCGAACCTCTCGAGGATGTTCTTATCGATATGTGGCACTGCAATGCTACTGGATCCTACTCCAGCTTCACGCACCTGTCGCCCAACACTCCTTTTGTCGAGCTCCTCAATGAGCTGGGCATCAATGGGAGCGACTACAAAATTGGAATCACTGACCTGCACACCGATAATACTACCTTCCTGCGCGGAATGTGGCCTACCGATAAACATGGTAtgatggaaatgaagacCATCTTCCCTG GATTCTATGTTGAGCGTACAATCCACATCCACGTTCAAGTTCACACCGACTGGACTCTCCGTGAAAACGGTACCATTGTCACAGGAAACGTCGTGAGCACTGGCCAGCTATATTTCGACGAAGCGCTGGCAGAGAAGATCATGTCTCTTGAGCCTTACGCCTCTCACACGCAGATAAACCGTACCACCAACGCCGAGGACTCTATTTTCCCTTACGACACGGCTGGAGGCTTCAACCCTGTGGTCGATATCGTGCCCATGGATGGAAAGGACGTAACCAAGGGAATGATTGGTTACATTACCCTAGGTGTTGACACCAGTGCCATTGAACATGGTGACAACTATGTGGGTGTGTTATAG
- a CDS encoding Zn(II)2Cys6 transcription factor (predicted protein), with the protein MEPASKAQTRKATSATDQAPRKRRKRTVVTGAAEDCFTCARQGFSCDRRRPYCSQCLDHGRECSGYKTKLTWGVGVASRGKLRGLSLPVSGSQPAATPSTAPCPAGPQESPSISPSPYKSTPSHTTSSTTPPVPQDQQRPPLASKAHRNIIWTTNASNTQPWPTGTPLSVHHRPWSKMGTHETAVSKGIPNLDVRPPFQERPDLPTGCHHAISTTDMWSSQPQVLSTIPPWPCSGNAPEAEATEVVEEQDERESTDSPPLRAETCHSPSLSQLLLARSVGRTPRLRYLISYYAEVIAPMIVAFDGPTNPFRTYFLHLAQESVSLQEAIATLSTCNIRQRHERRMRPTERSLPARLSSLAHRALTDEAFRDEYGGSRPEGFTREEQYHRGMAVKALNMELADPRERLSDSVLATLLVLCLFHMCDTGVAQFKTQFAGVTKLLAIRMRSSPRMSEELKWFIRVFTWFDTMTATTNDRETQLRGACLDIAAVSDGEWGLENLAGCDPSLFKFIAQLGRLNLLSQDHNIKAPGLADVFVPSSAPPPSMTYHYSPSSLMSDIPAVSNTYSLPLPCLPQSSDPTRRPSSPTFWAEWHSLRQKLESWRLPRQDSQHIGAVPASTTNAYISPPSSPSSHAVVTHQNLEDVLHISESFRHSAILYTERLAYPDLPSTHLRIQSLVHRAMHHISLVKSDVYLLWPLFITGAECVLERHRTFIRERCKDLSKDSGFLNNLSCLELLEKIWAEIPAAADVGDNTDRASRGTYSGPSGDDVSTFGDNSPPYSEMSAFPIQALAARPHGFRWHRVMQAKRAEGEYMVV; encoded by the coding sequence ATGGAGCCGGCTTCTAAAGCGCAAACCCGTAAAGCTACCTCGGCCACGGATCAAGCCCCCCGAAAGAGACGCAAACGAACGGTCGTTACTGGCGCAGCAGAGGACTGCTTCACCTGCGCCCGACAAGGGTTCTCCTGTGATCGGCGACGCCCTTATTGTTCTCAATGTCTTGATCATGGACGGGAATGTTCGGGTTATAAGACCAAATTGACCTGGGGTGTTGGGGTTGCTAGCCGGGGTAAGCTTAGGGGATTATCGCTTCCGGTGAGCGGGTCACAACCAGCTGCGACACCGTCAACAGCACCATGTCCAGCAGGCCCACAAGAATCACCGTCGATATCACCATCGCCTTACAAGTCTACACCCTCTCATACGACTTCATCAACGACTCCACCTGTGCCCCAGGATCAACAGCGGCCTCCATTGGCATCTAAAGCCCATAGGAACATAATATGGACGACTAACGCCTCTAACACCCAGCCATGGCCCACTGGAACTCCACTCTCAGTGCACCATCGCCCGTGGAGTAAAATGGGTACTCACGAAACAGCTGTCTCAAAAGGCATACCGAACCTCGATGTACGGCCACCGTTCCAGGAGAGACCAGACCTACCCACGGGTTGTCACCATGCGATAAGCACAACAGATATGTGGTCTAGTCAGCCGCAAGTGCTATCAACCATCCCACCATGGCCATGCTCAGGGAACGCCCCGGAGGCTGAAGCAACAGAGGTAGTTGAGGAACAGGACGAGCGAGAAAGTACAGACAGTCCTCCTCTACGCGCAGAAACTTGCCATTCGCCGTCACTATCGCAGCTGCTTCTAGCACGCTCTGTTGGACGTACCCCACGACTCCGATATCTAATCAGCTATTATGCCGAAGTCATCGCGCCCATGATCGTTGCTTTCGATGGCCCAACAAACCCATTCCGCACATATTTTCTACACCTCGCGCAGGAGAGCGTATCGCTTCAGGAAGCTATCGCTACGTTATCTACATGTAACATACGGCAGAGGCATGagcggaggatgaggccgACGGAGCGGTCCCTTCCAGCACGTCTATCATCGTTAGCTCACCGCGCCTTAACTGACGAGGCGTTCCGAGATGAGTACGGGGGGTCAAGACCCGAGGGATTTACTCGGGAGGAGCAATACCATCGAGGCATGGCTGTCAAAGCTTTGAATATGGAGTTGGCTGATCCGCGTGAAAGACTTTCGGATTCCGTCCTTGCCACACTGCTGGTTCTTTGCCTGTTTCATATGTGTGATACTGGCGTCGCTCAATTTAAAACCCAGTTCGCTGGGGTAACGAAGTTGTTGGCCATCCGAATGCGGAGCTCGCCTCGAATGTCGGAGGAGTTGAAATGGTTCATTCGTGTGTTCACATGGTTTGATACGATGACGGCTACCACCAATGATCGCGAAACACAGCTTCGCGGTGCTTGCTTAGATATCGCAGCGGTTTCAGATGGCGAGTGGGGGCTGGAGAATCTTGCAGGTTGTGACCCCAGCCTGTTCAAATTCATTGCGCAGCTCGGTCGTTTGAATCTTTTGAGTCAAGACCACAATATCAAAGCACCGGGGCTTGCGGATGTATTTGTTCCGTCTTCGGCGCCTCCACCATCGATGACATATCACTATTCGCCTTCTTCGTTGATGTCAGACATACCTGCAGTCAGCAACACTTATTCGCTTCCGCTACCCTGTCTACCGCAATCGAGTGACCCTACAAGGCGACCATCATCGCCAACGTTTTGGGCTGAGTGGCATTCGTTACGGCAAAAGCTTGAATCATGGCGTCTTCCACGCCAGGATAGTCAACATATTGGTGCTGTCCCCGCGTCTACAACAAATGCCTACATCTCGCCACCTTCATCCCCGTCATCTCACGCCGTTGTTACTCATCAAAACCTCGAGGATGTCCTTCATATTTCCGAATCATTCCGTCATTCCGCGATTCTCTATACCGAGCGACTTGCGTATCCAGATTTGCCCTCCACTCATCTTCGTATTCAGTCGCTCGTGCACCGCGCGATGCATCATATCTCACTAGTTAAGTCGGACGTGTACCTTTTGTGGCCGCTTTTTATCACTGGTGCTGAGTGTGTGCTTGAAAGGCATCGTACATTCATCAGAGAGCGATGCAAGGACCTTTCCAAAGATTCTGGATTTCTAAATAACCTCTCATGTCTTGAACTGCTAGAAAAAATATGGGCAGAAATCCCCGCCGCAGCCGATGTTGGCGATAATACTGATCGTGCATCACGTGGCACATACTCTGGCCCATCGGGAGACGATGTGTCCACCTTTGGTGATAATTCGCCTCCTTATAGCGAAATGTCGGCGTTTCCGATCCAAGCACTGGCTGCGAGACCACATGGATTCCGATGGCACCGGGTGATGCAGGCCAAACGGGCCGAAGGGGAATACATGGTAGTGTGA